The genomic window CTTTCACTCTTCCGACTTCTCCTCGGTGGCCGATTCCTCGGGCAGCCACTTCAGGAACTCGGCTTTGATCCGGTTCTCGTCGCCCTTCTTGTACCCGATGTGGGTGTAGACGATTTCACCTTTCTGATTGATGAGATAGGCGGTCGGCTTGATGATAATCCCGTAGGCCTTCTTGACTTCGTTCTGGGCGTCGAGCAGGCAGATGTAGGGCCACTTCTTGCTCTTCACGAACGCCTTGACCCGGGCCTCGTCCGCCGGCTTGTCCACTGACAGCGCGACGATCTGGAGTCCCCGTTCCTTGA from candidate division WOR-3 bacterium includes these protein-coding regions:
- a CDS encoding TlpA family protein disulfide reductase — encoded protein: MKLILNIGLVLAFAAGALSAAEKEDYPLAQSFTLKDVTGAEVTLDSLLKVGPVYMECWDLPCVNCIAELDALMPVYDTLKERGLQIVALSVDKPADEARVKAFVKSKKWPYICLLDAQNEVKKAYGIIIKPTAYLINQKGEIVYTHIGYKKGDENRIKAEFLKWLPEESATEEKSEE